Below is a genomic region from bacterium.
GTATGGATTGGTCAGTTTGAGCGTTTGGACAATCCCAACCAACTACCTGCTCGACCATCTCGGTCACGGTCCCCGCTCACTTATGGTTATGGGGGTTATAAACGTAATCTATGGGGCATCGATGCTTCTTCCCATCGTTGGCGGCAAATTCCTCGGATTCGCCTCGTATCCTTTGCTATTCGCTTTGACATTCCTTCTAACTGTCCCCTCAGTCTACTTTGCAATTCGCCTGCCAAAGGCTCGTTAGTTTACCTGTTTTTAGCTTCAATTACTCCACACAAAGCATGCATAGTGTAGACATTCGGATAGGTTCCTGCAATTGAGATGAAGTGTTATAATTCTATCAAGCATACTTTGCAGGGAGAAGTGAATGTCTCTTATTACTGATATTTCGGCACGTGAGATCCTTGATTCTCGCGGAAACCCCACAGTGGAAGTGGATGTCTTGCTCGATGACGGTTCTTTTGGAAGAGCAGCCGTCCCTTCCGGAGCGTCAACCGGCGCTTATGAAGCAGTTGAATTACGCGATGAAGACGCGGATCGTTATGGCGGCAAAGGTGTTGGCACCGCTGTCGATAACGTGATTGATGAGATTGCGCCTCGTCTTTTTGAGATGGACGCAACCGACCAGGTACTTATCGATAAGACCATGATCGAAATCGATGGCACCCCCAACAAAGCTAACCTCGGCGCTAACGCCATATTAGCCGTTTCATTAGCTATGGCCAAAGCAGGCGCTGACTCCGTTGGCCTCCCGCTTTATAAATATATCGGCGGCGTCTACGCTCACGTTCTGCCTGTGCCGATGATGAATATCATCAACGGCGGCAAGCATGCCGACAGCAGCGTCGATTTCCAAGAATTTATGATTTCGCCGGTAGGCGCTCCAAGCTTTGCGGAAGCAGTGCGTTGGGGTTCTGAAGTCTACTACTCGCTAAGAAAAGTGCTCAAGAAGCAGGGACTCAATACTGCCGTCGGTGATGAAGGCGGATTTGCCCCTAATCTAACCTCAGTCGATGCCGCTATCGATGTCATTATCGAAGCCATCAGCCAGGCAGGCCTTACACCGGGTCAGGATGTTTTCATAACGATGGACCCGGCTTCAACAGAGCTTTATAAAGATGGCGTCTACCACTTCCCAGGCGAGGGCGGTAAAACCCGAACCTCCGCTGAGATGGTCGAGCTATACAACAAGCTCATCGCTAAGTACCCCATCATCTCAATTGAAGACGGCCTAGCCGAAGACGATTGGGATGGCTGGAAGGCTCTTACCGATGCAATCGGTGACCGATGCCAGCTAGTTGGCGATGACTTGTTCGTCACCAACACAGAGCGGCTCAAAGAGGGCATCGAAAAGGGCGTCGCTAACTCAATTCTTATCAAGGTCAACCAAATCGGAACCTTGACTGAGACACTGGAAGCAATTGATGTCGCACGTCGCGCATCCTACTCTTCAGTAATTTCTCACCGCTCAGGCGAGACGGAAGATGTTACAATCGCCGATTTAGCGGTTGCAACGAACGCAGGACAAATTAAGACGGGCGCTCCTGCTCGCACCGACCGAGTCGCCAAATACAACCAACTCCTTCGAATTGAAGAAGAGTTGGATAAGGCCGCTGTTTATGCCGGATTCAACGCGTATCCAATGTTAAAGCGTAAGGGATGAACCGTCACACAAAAATAGTCGCAACGCTCGGCCCAGCGTCATCAAGCACAGAGAGTGTTAAAGCGCTGGTGAATGCGGGGGTAAATGTAATCCGCTTCAACTGTGCTCATGGCAGTTGGGTCGAGCGAGGTGATGAGATTGAGCGGGTCAGGCAAGCTGCCGCAGCTAAAAAGCAACCAATTGGTATCTTGCTTGATCTTGCCGGACCGAAAATACGTCTGGGCGTAATCACCGCCGGTACAAGACAGATTAGTCCCGGTGATAAGATTGAACTTGTTTTAGCGGCAGAAAGCAAGGATGCGCTTCCTGTTCCAGTACCGGAGTTCTTTCGGGCATGCAGATTAAACAATCGAATACTTTTAGGCGATGGTTATATTGAGCTTAAAATCACTCAATGTGACAACGACAGGCTGGAAACTAAAGCTATATCAGGCGGAGTGGTGAAATCGCACCATGGCATCACCCTTATGGGGAAAGCTCTCGATTTAGAGCCGATTACCCCGAAGGATGAGCAGGATTTAGAACAAGGGATTAAGTATCAACCTGATTTCATATCGCTCTCATATATTCGCTCGGCGGCTCATATCAACGACCTGAAGGAGAAACTGGCCAAACTGGGGGGACATGCCCGGTTAGTTGCCAAAATCGAGACTCAGGAAGCTGTCAACGACATTGAAAACATTATAGAGGTCTGTGATGTGGTGATGGTGGCGCGAGGCGATTTGGGGCTTCAACTCCCTATCGAAAATGTGCCTACAATTCAAAAGCAAATTATTAGGCTTTGCAATCGCGCGAGCAAACCCGTGATTACGGCCACCCAGATGCTCGAATCGATGATCGCAAATCCGCGCCCAACCCGGGCGGAAGTAACTGACGTCGCGAATGCCATCTTAGACGGAACCGATGCAGTCATGCTCTCCGGTGAAACGGCAATGGGGCAATACCCGGTAGAAACCGTGACTGTCATGGGTCGCATCGCACAAGAAGCAGAAACCGGAATTGACCATGGCTGTACTCTGGATGTTCTTAATATGAACTCTCATCGAGAGACAACCGAGGCGGTTGCGCAGGCAGTTTGCGCGTTAGCTGAATCGCTCAGAGCAAAAGCGATTGTGACAGCGACAACTAGCGGTTATACCGCTCAGATGGTTTCGAGATTTCGACCCAGGATGCCGATTGTGGCTCCTACCTCGGAAGAAGGGACTTATCGAAGTCTGGCTTTGGTATGGGGAGTTCGCCCCTTGCTTATCGATAAAGCCACTAATGTTGACGAGCTAATGAACTTAGCGATGCAAGCTGGAGTGAAAAATAGCCTGCTTAAAGCAGGCGATAAGGTGGTTTTCACCTGCGGAGTGCCGGTTGGAAATCCTGGCAGCACAAATTTAATCTCGGTCAGGACTGTGTAGCAAAATAGGAGATATTCTCATGCGCACGGATGCAAATACAACAAAAAGAAACTCGAAGCGAAATCGATTAGTCGCTAGACGACGATTTGTAGTGATCCTCATTGTTCTAGCCGCATTTTTAGCAATCGCAGGATGGTGCGGTTACCCCTATATCCCCTGCTTTAAAGAAAATCAAGCGCTCAGCAAGATACAAGCAGATGATCTGGCGATGAAGAAAGAAATCGAACGGATGAATTATAAGCTTAATGGACTAAAGACAGAGGCCGGGCTAACGGCTGAAGCTCGCGCCCAAGGCTTTATTAAGCAAGGAGAGCAAGTAATCATCATGCCCGACTTTCCTCCCCCTACGGCTCCTACCGAAAAAACTAATCCTAATGCTTGGGGACGATTTATAAACTGGTTCCATCGCTAAAGCGGGTATTGTTTGTGTAAGTGCTCGAGCAAGTTAATCTTGCTTGGATTTGATTTACTACGGAGGCATTATGTACGTTTCAATTCGTGATGACACTGCAATGGGTGTCGATTATCCATCTTTGGGAGATGCATTGAAAGATTTGGGGCTGAATGCCGTCGAGATCGGCGTTTGGCATGATTATAAGGTTCGAGGCCTTGGCCCTGACGAAAATCTTAATATCGGCACTGCTAATGGCCTAGCTAAGTTCAAAAAGCAATTCAGCGATGCAGGAATTCAAATTAGCGCATTTTTGTTGAGTAATGACTTTAACGCCGAGGATGTTGATGCAGAAATCGCCTGGGTGGTCCAAGTCTGCAAGGCAGCAGATGAGCTTGGTGTTCCAGCCATACGCATCGATGCCTATATGAGAAATCAAGATGAGCTGCCGTTCGATACTCGCATGGAAATCTTTTCCAGTTGCATCAAACGGATCATCGAAGCAACCCCAGGATCCACAGTAAAATTGGGCATCGAAAACCACGGTTCACAAGGCAACGACCCCGAATTCCTTCAAGCCTGTATAGATTCCGTATCAAGCCCACGCTTGGGTCTAACAGTTGATACTGCCAATCTTTATTGGCGTGGCTACCCTGTATCTACTGTTGACGCGATTATCAAACGTTTCGCACCGAATACGGTTCATACCCATATGAAGAATATCTGCTTCCCTGAGGGCACAAAGGATGTCGAAAGGGAAATGGGCTGGGGCTATATGGAATATTGCTGCCCATTACAGGATGGCGATATCGATATCAAAGGCTATGTTACAGCTTTGTGTGAAGCCGGTTACAAGGACGATCTTTGTATTGAAGACGAATCTTTAGGCCGATTCACGAAAGAGGTTGGCAAACAGAATTTACGCCGACAGGTCGAGTTCCTCATCTCACTTCTCTAACTTATAAACAGATAGAGTCTGAACTCATGTTCAGACTCTATCTGTATCTATTCTATGACTCTTTGCCTTTACTACCTGCATCCTAGCCTTGCCACAGTTTGAGCAAACCCACTTTCGGCGCTTGTGGTAAGAACGC
It encodes:
- the eno gene encoding phosphopyruvate hydratase, with protein sequence MSLITDISAREILDSRGNPTVEVDVLLDDGSFGRAAVPSGASTGAYEAVELRDEDADRYGGKGVGTAVDNVIDEIAPRLFEMDATDQVLIDKTMIEIDGTPNKANLGANAILAVSLAMAKAGADSVGLPLYKYIGGVYAHVLPVPMMNIINGGKHADSSVDFQEFMISPVGAPSFAEAVRWGSEVYYSLRKVLKKQGLNTAVGDEGGFAPNLTSVDAAIDVIIEAISQAGLTPGQDVFITMDPASTELYKDGVYHFPGEGGKTRTSAEMVELYNKLIAKYPIISIEDGLAEDDWDGWKALTDAIGDRCQLVGDDLFVTNTERLKEGIEKGVANSILIKVNQIGTLTETLEAIDVARRASYSSVISHRSGETEDVTIADLAVATNAGQIKTGAPARTDRVAKYNQLLRIEEELDKAAVYAGFNAYPMLKRKG
- the pyk gene encoding pyruvate kinase, with the translated sequence MNRHTKIVATLGPASSSTESVKALVNAGVNVIRFNCAHGSWVERGDEIERVRQAAAAKKQPIGILLDLAGPKIRLGVITAGTRQISPGDKIELVLAAESKDALPVPVPEFFRACRLNNRILLGDGYIELKITQCDNDRLETKAISGGVVKSHHGITLMGKALDLEPITPKDEQDLEQGIKYQPDFISLSYIRSAAHINDLKEKLAKLGGHARLVAKIETQEAVNDIENIIEVCDVVMVARGDLGLQLPIENVPTIQKQIIRLCNRASKPVITATQMLESMIANPRPTRAEVTDVANAILDGTDAVMLSGETAMGQYPVETVTVMGRIAQEAETGIDHGCTLDVLNMNSHRETTEAVAQAVCALAESLRAKAIVTATTSGYTAQMVSRFRPRMPIVAPTSEEGTYRSLALVWGVRPLLIDKATNVDELMNLAMQAGVKNSLLKAGDKVVFTCGVPVGNPGSTNLISVRTV
- a CDS encoding sugar phosphate isomerase/epimerase family protein encodes the protein MYVSIRDDTAMGVDYPSLGDALKDLGLNAVEIGVWHDYKVRGLGPDENLNIGTANGLAKFKKQFSDAGIQISAFLLSNDFNAEDVDAEIAWVVQVCKAADELGVPAIRIDAYMRNQDELPFDTRMEIFSSCIKRIIEATPGSTVKLGIENHGSQGNDPEFLQACIDSVSSPRLGLTVDTANLYWRGYPVSTVDAIIKRFAPNTVHTHMKNICFPEGTKDVEREMGWGYMEYCCPLQDGDIDIKGYVTALCEAGYKDDLCIEDESLGRFTKEVGKQNLRRQVEFLISLL